The following is a genomic window from Amaranthus tricolor cultivar Red isolate AtriRed21 chromosome 10, ASM2621246v1, whole genome shotgun sequence.
AACAATGTCATATGGCAGATGATgaaagatcgttttggtgtggatgtgaattataagcgagcgtgGTGTGCTTAGCAACAAGCGTTGTTGTCCATATACAGGACTTGGGAAGtttcttactcactccttccacgccttttagaagctttgcaacattccaacccGGGCTTAGTACTTGAGTGGTTTATTAAGGAGGACAATGATACCGGTGTATATGTGcgacctaatattaggacctttCAACGTATTTTTTGGGCCTTCAAACCTTGCATTGAAAGCTTTAAtcattgtaaacctcttatcgccattgacggcacacacttgtatggtaagtatcatCATATCTTATTGactgccattgcccaagatgATGATAAGCGAATCTTTCCATTAGCGTTTGCCTTGGTAGAGAAGGAGTGTATAGGTGCATGGTCttggttcatggcttgtattcgtaaacttgtcacacagaggatgggtttatacgttatttctgatagacacgcAAGTATTTTAGCAATCATGGAAGAGCCGGAGTGACAAGCGGGTATTTGtaagtttttatttacatttaaatgattaagtatacataatataatattacattaactaaatattaattgcagacACAAGGTGCGGTACAGCCAcaaggagccggtgagggaatttgcgcaaggcatgctcatcggcacgcagttccagcacttcataccggaagtcgctgcagaGTCCTCACCGGCTACCACCCATACGAACGTCTCATttcctgcttatgactatcatttggaggagatggacctttcataccccgttgacgttgcAGGGACCTCGTAGGCAGGGCCATCgcagccatcacagtaccagtcccctgccagagcgacacctgaacgcctcttactaccgtaggaggcgttggagaccaactcagttggatagggtagatgaggatTGTGAGCGTTAGCGTTTCGCTTTTGTGTATTTAGATCGactatgtatatacatatatatatgtttatttagttgtatatttcaaacatttgtatatatatatatatatatatatatatatatatatatatatatatatatatatatatatatatatatatatatatatatatatatatgtttatttactttatcatagtCTCCAAGCTTTGACTTACGAATGTTCGGaattttggcgatgaatcatcccgcctgaaacatacattgacttgtaatttcttattctaatgtctctaatgcaaatacaacaaataataactaaaaacttagggaaaaaaattttgtaacatagttgtttgcagttactaactgcgaacaagtcaaacaaagtcaaagagctgttcacagttagtaactgcgaacagctctatACCTCGGGTTTagaattttcacgcttacttttaaaataagtttgaaagttgtattatttcgtttgttcttttgattttttatcttaatgttttcaaattttctaataattgcCTCTAAATAGCACAAGAGATTAGTATTGGACTGGTTGACTTCATACTAGATGACCCATAAAGCAAGCCGTCAAGATCAAATGTAAACATAATTCACAttaatgttgttttataaattatatcaTTCCAAcaatgaaaacatttgaaaagaaATACAACATAATTTTTATCCTCTCCCTTTTTCTCTATGATTATCCTGTAAAATACTATTTACCTCATCATTCATCAACCTTTTTTCACTCTAATTTAAACATCCTCCGTTCACTTTCAATGCAAATTAGTCTGctcaaattcaaatgaaataaGAATCATCAAAAGCACAAGGAAGCCATAAATGCCCTCacaaatatgatatcatttacaaaattttgattgtttaaaaagaaattataataaaacaattattCGATCATTCTAATATTCTCTAAAGTCCCGCTTAGTCTCACACGAAGGATGGGTATGGAGAAGTCGATGTATGCAACTTCACCTCATGATTAACGTAATGAGTCATATTACTATCATGATAATTTAAACCATCTTTGGCTCAATCATAGTAAACGTACTCACAATATATAGTCAAATTCTTACCAAAGTATTAATTTATACCGAAATTTAATTCTAAAATATACGCACATTCCtactaaattattaatttccATGGGAGTTCAATTCTAATAGCAACTACATGACCTCTAATGTCACTGAGATTGAACTTGGATGAGTTTTTTCTTTCAAACAGGAGTACATTTTGATAAAAATCAGAGTAATGTAAAAATTGAAACAATGAAAAGACCTAAAGTCTAAAATGAACACAtccagaaaataaattaattagtaaaatcAATACTTGATAAGCATGGGTGCCTTATGTTATGAATAAGTGACTAATTATTTAGTGaattttggaaaatatttttgtttaagtTCTAGTAATATTCCTACTATTCTAATGAAATTTTAGTAGAAGCAGGAAAATCGATGACCTcagaatttgaaaaaaaaaaattgagtggCCATTATTTTTTCTATTAGTTTCATCTGTGAGTGCAACTGCGTTGGTTGCCGATCCCAAACTCAGGGTGAAGAATGATAGTTGTATCATATATCTAAAAGAATATATTCAGAATATATTCAGGTTGTTGTATGAGACGGGTTCACTATGAAATGCATCAAACTATTTACAAACTACAAGGAAATCATAATAGACTCCTTGTTCTGAGGTCGTCTTactgagagacggtctctcacaagagtaattatagagtatataacataaatTAAAGCCTCAATCATgagtatttttagttaatgacccaatatatattatatactctaccATGACCGAATTCTTATCGTttttaatacttctatattagCTAGCATAGTACTCTACAATGTAGGATGTGACGACCCTCATTGCTCATAACTCATAGCTCATAGCTCATTCAATAACTTTTGCTATATTTTGTTACTCAttctatttatgttttgttacaCTTACTTTGCTCCCTTTCTTTATTTCAAAAGGGTGTTCACATTTTTCCcttaatttcatttaaaaatttatcctCTCTTTTAATATCATTCACAAATTCATTTAACCAATTTGTTTTATTGTCTTATTTAAcaactaaaaatcaataaaacaaCTTCTAAAGAATAATGCTATTTCAAAGGGACTAAGGAACTAGATGTTATGCACTATCAATCATGAACATTATTAGAAAAGAAgtttattaaagaaaagaaatccaattaaaagaaaaaaacaaggaAAGGATGAAAGTACATGTTCGCACCCATTTTTAGTGGTTTGAAATtgagagaataaatataaaaaaattctaaaattgaGAATAAAACCCACCGGCTCTACTTTGAGTCATGATTCTAAGATTCTAATTCTCACTTCTCAGAGAATTTtggaagaaaataataatacccTTTATACTTGTCTTCCCCATTATCTTTACAAGGAACATAGTTCCGTGGTCATTTCTCACCTTTTTCAGCCAAGGCTACTCCCTTGGGTGGTCAACATGTAGAGAAATCTTTAAGCATCTTAATACATGTTTGTGTTCAAGTTCAGCTCTCTTCAGTACCCAACATGACATGGGCGAAACCCTTGTCTTGCTCTTGACTATGATGGTTCTTTCCTCATCTTCCTAAGACTTCTAGGATGACACAATTAAACCACCACATCGGGTCCAAACCGTCTAGTTAGTGGCGAAGCCACATGGTGGATTGACCCCTATGACCATGCGGCCTACTCTCATGTCCCGTAGTTTTAGTCTAACCCTTGAagctcttttattttataacgCTAATATTGCTAGTAAAGTAGAGTGCAAAGTTGGTGGTTTAATGGTAAgcaaaacttttattttctgGCTTCGCTCGTAGGTCTAGTAGAGTTTCAAGTGATGTGCTTCACTTCATCTAATAGGAACCAATATCGGAAATAGAATAACAATCATTTTGTACaatataagtatataaataAAGCAACTTACAACGTCGAGAATAAGATTTGATCACAAACATGAAGCGGTTCGATAGTATTGACCTCCTACACCCTCCACGAGGAGGAGTGTGGAGGAGGCTTTGTTTGAGGTTAGAGCATATATCAATGACCCTACCCCTTGTCTTATTTTACCATTCTTTGATGCCTTTACTCCACATAAAGGGGTTTGTAAAAGGAAATGCAAGTACAGCAAACGAACAATACCTTAAATGCTTTCTTCTTTCTCTAATGTGGAGAATCATACGGCTTTGGTGAAGATAGCTGCAGTAAATCCAAACAGTGATAAAAAGCGGGTACTTGAAGAATTTTATTCCTAGCCTGCTCAGGAAGTAAAGACGTAGGAGtattagtttaaaattaaagttttctGGGACATCTAGGAGTagttaataaacaataattactagcattcatttttatttcaatttagaACAGATACTTGTTTGTCAAGCATAAATGAAGCATCTTTCCAAGACATGATTGGCCCATATATCATAATTAGCTAAAGAATTGCAATCATAGGAATGCCTTAGAGGCAAGAGCCAAAGATAAATATGCAAGTCAGTATGACTGACCGCGCCCGTCTGCGAGAAAGCACATAACAAACAAGTAAGactatttggataagttttagTGAAAACCATGAGCCATCAAAGGGTGAAATAGGAATCATAAAGTTTCCATTGTTGCTGATTGTGCTTAAATATTTCACTCTTCTAGTTCCAACTAAAGCTACGAAAACGTCGAGGGGGAGGGTGAATCAGTCACAAGCAAGCATGAGACAAGCTTTAATAGAAGAAGGAGAGCGACAATACTAATAAACTACTTATTGGAAACAGCTAAGAACACACACAGTAGAGAGAATGTAGTACCAGCTTTGTTTATGAAAACATATTGCATGTCTCCCTGCAATATAAAAATGACAAAGTATTCAGGAAACTTTGAGCAATGTTACAGAAGACCCGAGACCCTAAAAATTTGTTATCAAATTGTAAGAGGAATTTATTCCCCGGCCCCTGCTCATATGTCGGCCCTtagagaaaaggaaaaaatatcGACAATTGCAACAATTAtaggcttttttttttctatctgAATACTCAAATTCCTCTACATTTAAACAGTTGAATGGGAAGAGAAAATTTGCATCATGTTTTCACTGTTCAGGGTCCAAAAATATACATACCAATTTAATATCTCAGATAAGTTCATGAAAATCAGTTAGATCCTAAATCATAATAACCTTCAGAAACCCATTGATAAACAATACTATACATCCTTTCATGTTCTGCAGCATTTGCCCCAAAAAGATCTCATATTTTTGGGTCAGGTGAGTAAAAATTGAAGGACAGAGAGACTAATACAATTGAAGAGAGTTTCCTGGCGAAGCGTATTCCATGTCCACATGTCAACTGCCAAGTAACTAGTGCAGAAAGCCATTTTAAAACTTTTCCTGCAAAAAGAAATACTGATTCCCTCATTCCCAATATATATCCTCAGAAATCGGAATCAGATTATCTTCCATGAAAGGCCAAGTCCTAAAAATAGATGTTCTCTAATTCAAATTTCAGCAATTTCCAAGTGAATATAAAACAAGTTcactattttagttttttttattttatgtggaTTATATGATAATGGAATGATATGGAATCAACTGCTAAACACGAATTTCTTAAAGACAGCATGTTGTAGCTAAAAATATAGGTCAAGTATAGATAGTgcttttattatcattatcatcatgatTAGTCACTACTCATTAATTTTTTACTGCTACTAATTCATGGGTAGTCACTGTTATAGAGGAGACTTTCTACCCAACAATCATTCGcaagaaataaatttaaaaagcaTAGAGAATAACTTGCAATGACACAGCTCATTGTCCTCTATCGTAGTGCAAAAACGCAGTCACAGGTCACAATTGCGCTAACGCCATAACGTTCATGGTGATATGGTAACGGGGGTGATGCGATTTCGTACCGTCACAAAATGAGATACCCCTTGAACCTGCCTAAAGCATGTTTTTTTCACATCCTTACAATCAGGCAGTAACCAGTATCGCTTCAGTATATTTAAAATCCTTAACCACTCGGAAAAAACAACAATGTGACCTTTTTTTTGCAGTACGTATGCTAATAGGTTCTGAAACATCTATTTCTTATGGGGTAATGAGGACGAATTATTGATCATAGGATTGAACTTCtctttatatttatacatatttcTAGGACAGAGTATAATTTAGTACAGAATAAGAGGAAAGAAATCTAAAGAAATTAGCAACAGCAGCAAACATGATGCATTATGAATGTGTTATTTCCAAAAACAACAAGATAAGTATGATCATGGTTCTGGCATAAGCTCAATCAGTCACACAGTATTATTCTCATAAATGCATGCCTTCATATAATGATATACTACGAGAAAATTAGGGTACTATAAATGGATTTGGAAAGAATCACAGAATAGGCCGTGAAGAAAGTGAAAATACAAAGATGAAAGACACATCGTAAAGAAAAGAAGCAAATACAATGCTCAACTTTTTACAAGACCCTGAAGCTTCAAAATTATCATAGTGGAACTAGCTGCGCGAACCAAATGGCAATGGAAAAAGATTTGGGTCCACCCATGTATTTGCAATAAAAGGTTTGAATAAGTACCATACTTACTGAAGGAGATATGATAGTATGTATTCCATATTCCATGCTTTTCCCTCAAACAATGTCCCAAAATGAGCATCTTCTTCATTTTTGCTCGTAATATCAAATACCAAAGTTCTATGATGCTCCAGTCAACAGAATCTATGTTGAATGTTGATGTTCATCCCCATTAGCTTTAAGTTCAAAGTCATGGAGAACTGACTAATAATATTAAGAAGGCAGTGAACAAGAGTAGGAGTAACATATTCAACATAAATTGTACAGGAAGGGGAaagatttagaaatttttaAGAGAACACAGTTATTGGATTCCCCTGTCCAAGTCATAGGATTCCTATATACCATCGGGGAATAAGGTTCTAGTTCTTCCAGATTAAAGAATATAATCTAGGGAAGAAAAAAAGGAGCtgctccaaaaacaaaaaaatatagctAGCAgatataatagaaaatttctGTGCATTTATTCTGGAACTAGGTGCAATATATGTAATGTTCTAAAAAGTTCAGTTCAGAGGAATTCAAAATGGAAGTTTGGTTCTCAGTTGAGATAGTGGAACACAGGTGACAGGACAGAAAGGACAACATCTCTTTTGAGTTGCTATGAAAAATAGATCAGGGTTGCGTTCATTGTTGGCTCTGTCCAAGATTCCATATTCTTCAACTTTTCATCACTTCTTCCTTTCCTATAAAAGCCTTCCATGGCTTTTTTTTCTACATAAGGATCGGTAAGaagtaaaaaaaacaacaacaaaagatACCTTATTTCTCAGGAGATAATACAAGAAGCACCAAAGAGCACAAGCAGAATTCAGAAGATCCCAAGCTCAGCCTCATAATTTTGTGGCAGAGGCAAACGCCTATCTTATCAGGTAAAAGTCGCAACAAGATAAGAGCTATtgatatttctagttttaaatCCACTTAAGAGTTGACATGGTGATCTTCAAGGTAGGATATGTACCATCACCACAACCAGGCAACCATGTTTTCCTCTCCAAGGATGCCGGTTCCCCAAGAAAGGCAGCTCTTCCTACAAGGTGGAAATGGTTCAAGAGATTCGAACCTTGTCCTTTCAACTGATGCAAAGCCTAGATTAAAATGGACACCTGATCT
Proteins encoded in this region:
- the LOC130826287 gene encoding uncharacterized protein LOC130826287 isoform X2 codes for the protein MEYILSYLLQKSFKMAFCTSYLAVDMWTWNTLRQETLFNWRHAICFHKQSWLGIKFFKYPLFITVWIYCSYLHQSRMILHIRERRKHLRLICIESERRMFKLE
- the LOC130826287 gene encoding uncharacterized protein LOC130826287 isoform X1, which produces MEYILSYLLQKSFKMAFCTSYLAVDMWTWNTLRQETLFNWRHAICFHKQSWLGIKFFKYPLFITVWIYCSYLHQSRMILHIRERRKHLRYCSFAVLAFPFTNPFMWSKGIKEW